The Flammeovirgaceae bacterium genome contains a region encoding:
- a CDS encoding SRPBCC domain-containing protein, with product METAAKTTITVQATINAPVEKVWPLWTLPQHVTRWNKASDDWHTPHAENDLRVGGKFLSRMAARDGSMSFDFTGIYTRVDEHRKIDYTMSDGRKVSVTFAPNGDYTSVSETFETESVHSIEMQRAGWQAILDNFKKYVELSSKFERLVFETTINAPAEKVYHTMLDDKTYRKWTAEFNPTSHYKGNWVKGTKILFIGTNQEGKTEGIVSRVAELIPNKYVSLEHYGMVSDGNEITSGPGVDEWAGSREDYSFTEANGKTIVKVEMDSNAQFKDYFTEAWPRALKKLKAICEAASNN from the coding sequence ATGGAAACTGCTGCTAAAACAACCATTACCGTGCAAGCCACCATTAACGCACCGGTAGAAAAAGTGTGGCCACTCTGGACACTACCCCAACACGTTACCCGATGGAATAAGGCATCGGATGACTGGCATACCCCTCATGCCGAAAACGATTTGCGGGTTGGAGGTAAATTTCTTTCACGCATGGCCGCCCGTGACGGAAGTATGAGTTTTGACTTTACCGGAATCTATACCCGCGTGGATGAGCACCGGAAAATTGACTACACGATGTCGGATGGACGAAAGGTTTCTGTTACGTTTGCGCCCAATGGAGATTATACCTCCGTGTCTGAAACATTCGAAACCGAAAGCGTTCACTCCATAGAAATGCAGCGCGCGGGGTGGCAGGCGATACTGGATAACTTTAAAAAATATGTTGAGCTTTCCTCAAAGTTTGAGCGACTTGTTTTTGAAACCACTATTAATGCCCCTGCCGAAAAGGTCTATCATACAATGCTTGATGATAAAACGTACCGCAAATGGACAGCCGAATTCAACCCCACATCGCATTACAAGGGAAACTGGGTAAAAGGCACAAAAATACTTTTTATCGGAACCAACCAGGAAGGTAAAACCGAAGGTATTGTGAGCCGGGTTGCTGAGTTGATACCCAACAAATATGTTTCACTTGAACATTACGGAATGGTGAGCGATGGAAATGAAATTACCAGCGGCCCGGGTGTTGACGAATGGGCAGGTTCACGCGAAGATTATTCATTTACTGAAGCAAATGGTAAAACGATAGTTAAAGTGGAAATGGACTCCAATGCACAGTTCAAAGATTACTTCACCGAAGCATGGCCTCGTGCGTTAAAGAAACTAAAGGCCATTTGCGAAGCTGCTTCAAACAACTAA
- a CDS encoding YkgJ family cysteine cluster protein, with protein MSVPDLPAFSEKSKRLSKENQKFLLKLKDKNPRKVDDVFHRLHDEVFEQTDCLACANCCKTTSPIFYQTDIERVAKSLRMKPGDFVKKYLRVDEDNDLVLQSTPCPFLLADNRCKIYTDRPKACREYPHTNRKKMVQIMDLTHRNTLVCPAVLEMVEQFKRLSLEF; from the coding sequence ATGAGCGTACCTGATCTACCTGCGTTTAGTGAAAAATCGAAGCGGCTTTCAAAGGAAAATCAAAAATTTCTGTTGAAACTGAAGGATAAAAATCCCCGCAAAGTAGATGACGTATTTCACCGCCTGCACGATGAGGTATTTGAACAAACCGATTGCCTTGCCTGTGCCAATTGCTGTAAAACCACAAGCCCGATTTTTTACCAAACCGATATTGAACGTGTCGCAAAGTCATTACGGATGAAGCCCGGTGATTTTGTAAAAAAATACCTTCGTGTAGATGAAGACAATGATTTAGTGCTGCAATCAACACCTTGCCCCTTTCTGCTTGCTGATAACCGTTGTAAAATATACACGGATCGGCCTAAAGCCTGCCGGGAGTATCCGCACACCAACCGGAAAAAGATGGTTCAGATTATGGATTTGACACACAGGAATACGCTGGTTTGCCCCGCGGTTTTGGAAATGGTAGAGCAGTTTAAAAGATTGAGCCTTGAATTCTGA
- a CDS encoding P1 family peptidase, with the protein MNLIKSALIIVSVLVAGLPYVSGQTRARDLGITIGVLPTGKLNAITDVTGVKVGHTTLVAGSTVRTGVTAILPHDGNIFQEKVPAAIFVGNGFGKLAGSTQVKELGNIETPIILTNTLCVSTGIEAVIEYTLNQKGNEHVQSVNAVVGETNDGYLNDIRGRHVSRQHVLDALSSASGGSVREGNVGAGTGTVCFGFKGGIGTSSRVLPKSLGGYTVGVLVQTNFGGVLQIDGAPVGEELKKFYLRDQLTEKADGSCIIVVATDAPLDARNLERLAQRAMMGLAKTGGIGSNGSGDYVISFSTNPQVRIKHEKAGLSDTTVYVRNDAMSPLFMATIEATEEAIINSLIGAETMTGKDGRKAEALPRQEVLAILRKYGAVKN; encoded by the coding sequence ATGAACCTTATCAAAAGCGCATTAATTATTGTATCGGTGCTGGTTGCGGGTTTACCGTACGTTTCGGGCCAAACCCGGGCGCGCGATCTGGGCATTACCATCGGAGTGCTGCCCACCGGTAAACTGAATGCGATAACCGATGTTACGGGTGTAAAGGTTGGGCACACCACGCTGGTAGCGGGCAGTACAGTTCGTACAGGGGTTACTGCTATTTTGCCGCATGATGGAAACATATTCCAGGAAAAAGTACCGGCAGCCATTTTTGTAGGTAACGGATTCGGAAAGCTTGCAGGCAGTACACAGGTAAAGGAACTTGGCAATATTGAAACACCCATTATACTCACCAATACATTATGTGTTTCCACAGGAATCGAAGCTGTTATCGAGTACACGCTAAATCAAAAAGGAAATGAGCATGTGCAGTCGGTAAATGCCGTAGTTGGTGAGACTAATGATGGATATTTGAATGACATCCGCGGCAGGCATGTAAGCCGTCAGCATGTGCTGGATGCGCTTTCATCCGCATCCGGTGGTTCGGTGAGGGAAGGAAATGTTGGTGCAGGTACGGGCACGGTATGCTTCGGCTTTAAAGGCGGTATCGGTACGTCATCGCGGGTACTTCCAAAAAGCCTGGGCGGTTATACAGTAGGCGTGCTGGTACAAACCAACTTTGGCGGTGTTTTGCAGATTGATGGTGCCCCGGTAGGGGAAGAGTTGAAAAAATTTTACCTGCGGGATCAACTTACCGAAAAAGCTGATGGCTCCTGCATAATTGTAGTGGCTACCGATGCACCGCTGGATGCGCGTAACCTGGAGCGGCTTGCGCAGCGTGCCATGATGGGCTTAGCTAAAACCGGAGGTATTGGCAGCAACGGCAGCGGTGATTATGTGATAAGTTTTTCAACGAACCCGCAGGTGAGGATTAAGCACGAAAAGGCGGGCTTATCGGATACAACGGTTTATGTGCGCAACGATGCCATGTCACCTTTGTTTATGGCTACCATTGAAGCAACTGAGGAGGCGATCATTAATTCATTAATTGGTGCTGAAACAATGACGGGAAAAGACGGGCGAAAAGCAGAAGCATTACCTCGCCAGGAGGTTCTTGCAATTTTGAGGAAATATGGTGCGGTGAAAAATTAA
- a CDS encoding helix-turn-helix domain-containing protein, producing the protein MKTISILVPRGAVALSCIEGPFILFNKANEFLTSVGQQPLFQIQLVGLTPDAQVYDQFFTVKPHTTIDQVEHTDLIIIPAVNGNFTEVIDTNRDFLPWIKRQHEKGAEVASLCVGAFLLASTGLLNGKKCSTHWSAVDTFREMFPDVELVSDRVITDEQGVYSSGGASSFWNLLLYLLEKYTNREMAILFSKYYAIEIDRYTQSPFIIFQGQKEHKDPVIRKAQEFIEANYQEKISVEQLASMFALGRRNLERRFKKATSNSVIEYLQRVKIEAAKKSLEISHENVTEVMYKVGYSDAKAFRDVFKKVTGMTPLEYRKKYNAAEATAA; encoded by the coding sequence ATGAAAACCATTTCCATTTTAGTGCCACGGGGTGCGGTGGCTTTGAGTTGCATTGAGGGTCCGTTTATTCTTTTTAATAAAGCAAACGAGTTTCTGACCAGCGTTGGGCAGCAACCGCTTTTTCAGATTCAGCTGGTAGGCCTGACTCCTGATGCGCAGGTTTACGATCAGTTTTTTACTGTGAAACCGCATACAACCATTGATCAGGTAGAGCATACTGACCTTATTATAATTCCAGCTGTGAACGGAAATTTTACGGAAGTAATTGATACTAACCGCGATTTCCTGCCCTGGATTAAGCGGCAACATGAAAAGGGAGCAGAGGTAGCCAGCCTGTGCGTGGGTGCCTTTTTACTGGCGTCAACCGGTTTACTCAACGGGAAGAAATGTTCAACGCACTGGAGTGCCGTTGATACGTTCCGCGAAATGTTTCCGGACGTGGAACTTGTCTCTGATCGCGTAATAACGGATGAGCAAGGCGTGTATTCCAGCGGAGGGGCAAGTTCGTTCTGGAATTTGTTGCTTTACCTTTTGGAAAAATACACCAACAGGGAAATGGCTATTTTGTTCTCAAAATATTACGCTATTGAAATTGACCGGTATACGCAATCTCCTTTTATCATTTTCCAGGGCCAAAAGGAGCACAAGGATCCGGTAATCCGCAAAGCTCAGGAGTTTATTGAAGCCAATTACCAGGAAAAGATAAGTGTGGAGCAGTTGGCCAGCATGTTTGCGCTGGGGCGCAGAAACCTGGAACGCAGGTTTAAGAAAGCCACTTCCAATTCAGTAATTGAATACCTGCAACGTGTGAAGATAGAAGCGGCCAAAAAGAGTCTTGAGATTTCGCATGAGAATGTAACTGAGGTCATGTATAAAGTGGGTTATTCCGATGCAAAAGCTTTTCGTGATGTTTTTAAAAAAGTTACCGGCATGACGCCCCTGGAATACCGTAAGAAGTACAACGCAGCAGAAGCAACAGCCGCTTAA
- a CDS encoding PadR family transcriptional regulator, with amino-acid sequence MNLENTQVQMRKGVLEYCVLHIISRGEVYASDLLDELTNARMIVVEGTLYPLLTRLKNSGLLEYKWVESKSGPPRKYYKLTDKGMKFLQKLTETWDEVIHSTEMITSRSKATS; translated from the coding sequence ATGAACCTGGAGAACACACAAGTGCAGATGCGCAAAGGGGTATTGGAATATTGTGTCCTTCACATTATTTCGCGGGGCGAAGTGTATGCATCCGACCTGCTGGATGAACTCACCAATGCCCGTATGATAGTGGTAGAAGGCACCCTGTATCCATTACTTACCCGGCTTAAGAATTCGGGCCTGCTGGAATACAAATGGGTCGAGTCAAAATCGGGGCCGCCACGCAAATACTATAAACTTACCGATAAGGGTATGAAATTTCTGCAGAAACTTACCGAAACCTGGGATGAGGTCATCCATTCCACGGAAATGATCACGTCACGATCAAAAGCAACTTCCT
- a CDS encoding dihydrofolate reductase family protein, translating into MRKIIILSMITLDGVLQGPGSPKEDPSGGFKYGGWVAPYDDQTYANVVQEELQQPADYLLGRKTFEIWEDYWPAHSDFWPGINNGTKYVLSKTRKKSRWNNSVFIKSIADIKKVKNSKGPDMQVWGSSELVHLLLKHDLADELRLKIHPLILGKGKNLFNNSSSAASFTLEKSSVTPTGVIIAHYKRAGKVKTGVMGG; encoded by the coding sequence ATGAGAAAAATAATTATCCTGTCGATGATCACATTGGATGGCGTTTTGCAAGGACCCGGTAGCCCCAAAGAAGACCCATCAGGCGGTTTTAAATATGGAGGTTGGGTTGCTCCGTATGATGATCAAACGTATGCCAACGTAGTACAGGAGGAATTACAACAACCGGCAGATTATCTGTTGGGCAGGAAAACGTTTGAAATCTGGGAGGATTACTGGCCTGCTCATTCAGACTTCTGGCCGGGTATCAACAATGGAACAAAATACGTCCTTTCAAAAACCCGCAAAAAGTCGCGGTGGAATAATTCTGTCTTCATCAAATCCATAGCTGACATAAAAAAAGTGAAAAACTCAAAAGGTCCGGATATGCAGGTTTGGGGCAGTAGCGAGCTCGTTCACTTATTGCTTAAGCATGATTTAGCAGACGAACTCAGGTTAAAAATTCATCCATTAATTCTGGGTAAGGGAAAAAATCTGTTCAACAATAGTTCGAGCGCAGCATCATTTACTTTGGAAAAAAGTTCTGTTACACCAACCGGAGTAATTATCGCACACTACAAGCGGGCCGGCAAAGTCAAGACCGGTGTTATGGGAGGTTAA
- a CDS encoding VOC family protein yields the protein MTNTNIYPCLWFNNNAHKAAEFYCSAFPGSAILKKSALATTFITGGTKFMALNGGPSFSVNSAISYYVYCGSETEINRLYHLLSTDGDILMPLGKYDWSENYAWIRDRFGVNWQLDVDAINSHQKIVPSLLFANAKSSLVKRALNHYTGIFSNSTVLLEAPYPPHAKQPEGTLLFAQVKLNNFIINAMSSSLPHDADFAEGNSFVIECNDQQEIDYYWNRLTEGGRESMCGWLKDTFGVSWQVVPAVLDSLMSDEKRSGRVMQAFLKMKKFNIKQLLEA from the coding sequence ATGACGAACACCAATATCTATCCTTGTTTGTGGTTTAACAACAACGCACACAAAGCTGCTGAATTCTATTGCTCCGCTTTTCCGGGTTCGGCCATCCTTAAAAAATCAGCATTAGCCACAACCTTTATAACTGGCGGAACGAAATTCATGGCGTTAAATGGCGGACCGTCCTTTAGCGTAAACTCAGCCATTTCATATTATGTGTATTGCGGCAGCGAAACCGAGATTAACCGGTTATACCACTTACTCTCAACAGATGGCGATATCCTCATGCCGTTGGGGAAATACGACTGGTCGGAAAACTATGCATGGATAAGGGACCGGTTTGGTGTGAACTGGCAACTGGACGTTGACGCCATTAATTCTCATCAGAAAATTGTTCCGAGCCTATTGTTCGCCAATGCCAAGAGCAGCCTGGTAAAACGTGCATTGAATCATTATACCGGTATTTTCAGTAACTCAACAGTTTTACTGGAAGCTCCCTATCCACCCCATGCAAAACAGCCGGAAGGAACCCTGCTGTTTGCACAGGTTAAGTTGAATAATTTCATTATTAATGCCATGAGCAGTTCCCTTCCGCACGATGCCGACTTTGCGGAAGGCAATTCGTTTGTTATCGAATGCAATGATCAACAAGAAATTGATTACTACTGGAACCGACTAACCGAAGGAGGCCGGGAAAGCATGTGCGGTTGGCTGAAAGATACCTTTGGGGTAAGTTGGCAGGTGGTGCCTGCTGTTCTGGATAGCCTGATGAGTGATGAGAAGCGATCCGGAAGAGTAATGCAAGCATTCTTAAAAATGAAAAAGTTCAACATTAAGCAACTGCTGGAAGCCTGA
- a CDS encoding sulfotransferase family 2 domain-containing protein yields MAGLLSLLTVIAKHGSFKTPATDFAFLQKSQLAGFEKFLPNQSLPEKPLPHKNLIVHQFKSTGAHLKSSLRQQGGHLVAPEKKLFYVRIPKAANTSCSFALLKINFPDLPKTITSTQVNLITDCWLEDKVGPALKTLTGFTVVRHPLHRLVSVYRDFFERNDSDFIYNDYLFGILPKSLSFDEFVYRISKIPDRLKDQHFRPQRQFVASYLKRKIPVKIFKLEKPEALQKFLSAYGLEFPHLNQTPPYDYRVYYSGSTLKIARNMYASDFALFNYDQ; encoded by the coding sequence GTGGCCGGACTACTTTCATTACTTACCGTTATAGCCAAACACGGCTCCTTTAAAACCCCGGCTACTGATTTTGCTTTTTTACAAAAAAGTCAACTGGCGGGGTTTGAAAAATTTCTCCCAAATCAAAGTCTTCCTGAAAAGCCGCTTCCTCATAAGAACTTAATTGTTCATCAATTTAAAAGCACAGGTGCACACTTAAAAAGTTCACTTCGCCAGCAAGGCGGGCATTTAGTTGCCCCGGAAAAGAAACTTTTTTACGTGCGCATACCCAAGGCCGCAAACACATCCTGCTCGTTTGCTCTTTTAAAAATCAATTTTCCGGATTTACCCAAAACCATTACTTCAACCCAGGTAAATTTGATTACGGATTGTTGGCTTGAAGACAAGGTTGGGCCGGCTTTGAAAACATTAACCGGCTTTACCGTAGTGCGCCATCCGCTACACCGGCTGGTATCGGTGTACCGCGATTTTTTTGAACGAAACGATAGCGACTTTATTTACAACGATTACCTTTTCGGCATACTGCCAAAATCACTTTCATTCGATGAGTTTGTGTATCGGATCAGTAAAATCCCCGACCGCTTGAAGGATCAGCACTTCCGCCCGCAGCGCCAGTTTGTTGCATCGTATTTAAAAAGAAAAATCCCGGTGAAGATTTTTAAACTGGAAAAGCCGGAAGCATTACAGAAGTTTCTTTCGGCCTATGGTTTGGAGTTCCCTCACCTGAACCAAACTCCACCTTATGACTACCGTGTTTATTATTCCGGCAGCACGTTAAAAATAGCCCGTAACATGTACGCTTCTGATTTTGCACTGTTCAATTATGACCAGTGA
- the trxA gene encoding thioredoxin: protein MGKTIELNDSNFDQIVKTDKPVLVDFWAEWCGPCKMIGPIVEELAGDYDGKAVVAKLNVDENPQTAAKFGIRSIPTLLVFKNGQVVDKQVGAVPKSVLSQKLAAQVA, encoded by the coding sequence ATGGGAAAAACGATTGAACTCAACGACTCCAATTTTGATCAGATTGTAAAAACCGATAAGCCCGTATTGGTTGACTTTTGGGCCGAATGGTGCGGACCTTGTAAGATGATTGGCCCTATTGTGGAAGAACTGGCTGGCGACTACGATGGCAAAGCCGTGGTGGCTAAACTGAATGTGGATGAAAACCCGCAGACCGCAGCCAAATTCGGCATCCGCTCTATTCCAACCTTACTGGTGTTTAAAAACGGCCAGGTTGTTGATAAGCAAGTGGGCGCAGTGCCTAAATCGGTACTCTCGCAAAAGCTGGCAGCACAGGTAGCTTAA
- a CDS encoding VOC family protein, whose protein sequence is MATVSTYLNFPRQTEEAFTFYKSVFGNDFDGGISRFSDIPPSPDAPPIAEADKNLVMHVCLPILGGHRLMGTDAPESMGFKVNMGNNVYINLEPDTREETRRLFKALSAGGTIEMELQDMFWGDYFGSCTDKFGVRWMFNCAAKD, encoded by the coding sequence ATGGCAACCGTAAGCACCTACCTGAACTTTCCGCGGCAAACCGAGGAAGCGTTTACTTTTTACAAATCTGTTTTTGGTAATGATTTCGATGGCGGCATTTCACGATTCAGCGACATTCCGCCTTCACCCGATGCCCCGCCTATCGCAGAGGCTGACAAAAACCTGGTGATGCACGTATGCCTGCCTATACTGGGCGGCCATAGGTTAATGGGCACCGATGCACCTGAATCCATGGGCTTTAAAGTGAACATGGGCAACAACGTGTACATTAACCTCGAACCCGATACGCGCGAAGAAACAAGACGGCTGTTCAAGGCACTTTCGGCCGGAGGCACCATTGAAATGGAGTTGCAGGATATGTTCTGGGGTGATTACTTCGGAAGTTGCACGGATAAATTTGGAGTGCGTTGGATGTTCAATTGTGCTGCTAAGGACTAA
- a CDS encoding VOC family protein, with amino-acid sequence MARQIFVNLPVKNLGDSMTFFKSLGFLFNPQFTDDKAACMVISENIYAMLITEPYFKTFTKKEICDARRHTEVLIALDASSRAEVDEVINKAVKAGGTTYMKPQDHGWMYGHSFADLDGHQWEILYMDENALSKN; translated from the coding sequence ATGGCTCGACAAATCTTTGTAAACCTTCCGGTAAAAAATCTTGGTGATTCGATGACTTTTTTTAAATCACTTGGTTTTTTATTCAATCCACAATTTACCGATGATAAGGCCGCCTGTATGGTTATCAGCGAAAACATCTATGCCATGCTAATCACAGAGCCCTATTTCAAAACATTCACAAAAAAAGAAATCTGCGATGCCCGAAGGCATACCGAAGTACTGATTGCACTGGATGCTTCCAGCAGGGCTGAAGTAGATGAGGTGATTAACAAGGCCGTTAAAGCCGGAGGAACAACCTACATGAAACCGCAGGATCACGGCTGGATGTACGGCCACAGTTTTGCCGACCTTGACGGCCACCAGTGGGAAATACTTTACATGGATGAAAACGCATTGTCAAAAAATTAA
- a CDS encoding MATE family efflux transporter encodes MQQNPSSSPPATPVRPSIWQELKNAMSGTEADYTQIGIRRAIFLLAVPMILELVMESTFAVVDIFFVGKLGPSAVATVGLTETYLFLLYSIAMGLATAVTAIIARRVGEKNNEEAGRSAIQSIFLGILASLPFAIAGIFYAKELLQLMGADAWALTEGYRYTQWMLGGNAVIMLLFIINAVFRGAGDAAIAMRVLWIANGINILLDPLLIFGWGFIPAFGIEGAAMATNIGRGAGVLVQLYTLFHGGKHIKAMYAQLVWDAKIILNIFRTSLGGIGQMIVAMTSWIFLMRILSEIGSEAVAGSTIAIRLMMFTMMPAWGLSNAAATLVGQNLGAGSPERAESSVWKIGGYNMIFLVGVSFVYFFFNNALMGIFTTDARVIAVGAEWLRILSYSLFVYGWWMVSVQAFNGAGDTQTPTKINVVFFWLIQIPLSWFLAIHLNWQQSGVFWGVFISETSVGLFTLWLFSRGGWKTAKV; translated from the coding sequence ATGCAACAAAACCCCTCTTCATCCCCTCCCGCTACTCCGGTGCGTCCATCCATTTGGCAGGAACTTAAAAATGCCATGAGCGGCACCGAGGCCGACTACACCCAAATAGGTATCAGGCGTGCTATTTTCCTGCTGGCCGTTCCGATGATCCTCGAACTGGTAATGGAATCCACCTTTGCTGTGGTTGATATTTTCTTCGTTGGCAAACTGGGCCCTTCGGCCGTAGCTACCGTTGGACTTACCGAAACCTACCTGTTTCTTTTATACTCCATTGCTATGGGATTGGCCACCGCAGTAACGGCCATTATTGCGCGAAGAGTGGGCGAGAAAAACAACGAAGAGGCCGGCCGCTCAGCCATTCAATCTATCTTCCTTGGCATACTCGCATCATTGCCATTTGCAATAGCCGGAATCTTTTACGCCAAGGAGTTGCTTCAACTGATGGGTGCCGATGCGTGGGCGCTAACCGAAGGCTACCGCTACACGCAATGGATGCTGGGTGGCAATGCGGTTATCATGCTGCTGTTTATCATCAACGCAGTATTTCGCGGTGCGGGCGATGCCGCCATCGCCATGCGTGTGCTGTGGATCGCCAATGGCATTAATATCCTGTTGGATCCGTTGTTGATTTTCGGCTGGGGATTTATTCCGGCCTTCGGCATTGAAGGCGCGGCCATGGCCACCAACATTGGCCGGGGGGCCGGGGTGCTGGTTCAGTTGTACACGCTGTTTCATGGCGGAAAACACATTAAAGCCATGTACGCTCAACTGGTTTGGGATGCAAAAATCATCCTGAACATTTTCAGAACCTCACTGGGCGGCATAGGCCAGATGATTGTGGCCATGACGTCATGGATTTTCCTGATGCGCATTTTGTCGGAAATCGGCAGCGAAGCGGTGGCCGGCTCAACCATTGCCATCCGGCTGATGATGTTTACCATGATGCCCGCCTGGGGACTATCCAATGCAGCGGCCACCCTGGTGGGGCAAAACCTCGGTGCGGGCAGTCCCGAACGGGCTGAATCATCTGTTTGGAAAATCGGGGGGTACAATATGATTTTCCTGGTGGGTGTTTCGTTTGTTTATTTTTTCTTTAACAACGCCCTGATGGGTATTTTCACAACCGATGCGCGGGTGATTGCCGTAGGCGCTGAATGGCTGCGCATACTCTCCTACTCGCTGTTTGTGTACGGCTGGTGGATGGTTTCGGTGCAGGCCTTTAACGGTGCAGGCGATACGCAAACCCCGACCAAAATTAACGTGGTGTTTTTCTGGCTCATCCAGATACCGCTGTCGTGGTTCCTGGCCATTCACTTAAACTGGCAGCAGTCGGGTGTGTTTTGGGGTGTGTTCATTTCCGAGACCTCGGTAGGGCTGTTTACCTTATGGCTTTTTTCACGAGGCGGATGGAAGACGGCCAAGGTTTAA